A part of Caretta caretta isolate rCarCar2 chromosome 1, rCarCar1.hap1, whole genome shotgun sequence genomic DNA contains:
- the C1H11orf97 gene encoding uncharacterized protein C11orf97 homolog isoform X2 yields MREAAAEPQQEPAAGDAGNSVCAEPAGSGHCGQPWKKFVYVEPPKRVKEVLEEELYFRRDGCQIKHPAAVALEGIWSLKRNFSMGGLKPTSQNRNTLLSQPKYYSRHGGIRR; encoded by the exons ATGAGGGAGGCGGCCGCGGAGCCCCAGCAGGAGCCGGCGGCCGGGGATGCGGGAAACAGCGTCTGTGCGGAGCCGGCGGGGAGCGGCCACTGCGGCCAGCCCT GGAAGAAATTTGTATATGTTGAGCCACCTAAGAGAGTTAAGGAAGTACTTGAAGAAGAGCTTTATTTTCGGAGAGATGGATGCCAAATTAAACATCCAGCTGCAG tggctCTGGAAGGAATATGGAGCTTGAAAAGAAATTTCTCCATGGGAGGCTTGAAGCCAACATCACAGAACAGAAACACTTTACTTTCACAGCCCAAGTACTATTCCAGGCACGGAGGAATAAGAA GATAG
- the C1H11orf97 gene encoding uncharacterized protein C11orf97 homolog isoform X1, which translates to MGEGKTCRGRAAREEGLLQSCRAATEEKKWRSAVRQRSSCCAPPGILWLTPWGKKFVYVEPPKRVKEVLEEELYFRRDGCQIKHPAAVALEGIWSLKRNFSMGGLKPTSQNRNTLLSQPKYYSRHGGIRR; encoded by the exons atgggagaggggaagacCTGTCGCGGGCGTGCTGCCAGAGAGGAAGGCCTGCTGCAGTCGTGCAGAGCTGCTACCGAAGAAAAAAAATGGCGAAGTGCCGTCCGGCAGCGCTCCTCCTGCTGTGCGCCCCCTGGGATCCTCTGGCTCACCCCCTGGG GGAAGAAATTTGTATATGTTGAGCCACCTAAGAGAGTTAAGGAAGTACTTGAAGAAGAGCTTTATTTTCGGAGAGATGGATGCCAAATTAAACATCCAGCTGCAG tggctCTGGAAGGAATATGGAGCTTGAAAAGAAATTTCTCCATGGGAGGCTTGAAGCCAACATCACAGAACAGAAACACTTTACTTTCACAGCCCAAGTACTATTCCAGGCACGGAGGAATAAGAA GATAG